A DNA window from Caretta caretta isolate rCarCar2 chromosome 7, rCarCar1.hap1, whole genome shotgun sequence contains the following coding sequences:
- the CHST3 gene encoding carbohydrate sulfotransferase 3 produces the protein MDKGHTLPQDIRDLRHCLRMKSKYAILLVFVVALVIIEKENNIISRVSDKLKQAPQSLMEVNSTDPGLVLSENGSLLSLSELDSAFSQLKSRLQNVTLQLGGTREPAVAQGPRRHVLLMATTRTGSSFVGEFFNQQGNIFYLFEPLWHIERTVSFEPGGANAVGSALVYRDVLKQLFLCDLYILENFITPLPDDHLTPYMFRRGSSRSLCEDPVCTPFVKKVFEKYHCKNRRCGPLNMTLAAEACLHKNHVALKTVRIRQLEFLRPLVEDPRLDMRIIQLVRDPRAVLASRIVAFSGKYETWKKWASEGAAPLNEDEVQRLRGNCESIRLSAELGLRQPAWLRGRYMLIRYEDIARSPLQNAKEMYKFAGISLTQQVEDWIQKNTQAPQDSSGIYSTQKNSSEQFEKWRFSIPFKLAQVVQSVCGPAMHLFGYKLASDQETLTNRSISLLEERRAFWIT, from the coding sequence GGTATCAGACAAGCTGAAGCAAGCCCCACAATCTCTGATGGAGGTCAACAGCACAGACCCTGGCCTAGTGCTGTCAGAAAATGGGTCCCTCTTGTCCCTCAGCGAGCTGGACTCTGCCTTCTCTCAACTCAAGAGCCGGCTTCAGAATGTcaccctgcagctgggagggacCAGGGAGCCTGCTGTAGCTCAGGGACCCCGGAGACATGTGCTCCTGATGGCCACCACCCGCACAGGTTCCTCCTTCGTGGGAGAGTTCTTCAACCAACAGGGCAACATTTTCTATCTCTTCGAGCCACTGTGGCACATAGAGAGGACAGTGTCATTCGAGCCAGGCGGAGCAAATGCAGTGGGGTCGGCCCTCGTCTACCGAGATGTCTTGAAGCAGCTGTTCCTCTGTGACCTCTACATCCTGGAGAACTTCATCACCCCGCTCCCTGATGACCACCTGACCCCGTATATGTTCCGGCGGGGCTCAAGCCGCTCCCTGTGCGAGGACCCCGTTTGCACTCCTTTCGTCAAGAAGGTCTTTGAGAAGTACCATTGCAAAAACCGCCGCTGTGGCCCCCTCAACATGACCCTCGCTGCAGAAGCCTGCCTGCACAAGAATCATGTGGCACTCAAGACAGTGCGAATTCGGCAGCTGGAGTTCTTACGACCCCTGGTCGAAGACCCTCGTCTAGACATGAGGATCATCCAACTGGTGCGGGACCCCCGGGCGGTGCTGGCCTCTCGCATTGTGGCCTTCTCAGGCAAATATGAAACCTGGAAAAAATGGGCTTCAGAAGGAGCAGCTCCCCTCAACGAGGATGAGGTGCAGAGGCTGCGGGGGAACTGCGAGAGCATCCGCCTCTCCGCTGAACTTGGCCTGAGGCAGCCAGCTTGGCTGCGGGGCCGCTACATGCTGATCCGCTATGAGGATATTGCCAGGTCACCCCTCCAAAACGCCAAGGAGATGTACAAGTTTGCTGGCATCAGCCTCACCCAACAGGTGGAGGACTGGATCCAGAAGAACACCCAGGCACCTCAGGACAGCAGTGGCATCTACTCCACCCAGAAGAACTCCTCGGAGCAGTTCGAGAAGTGGCGCTTCAGCATCCCCTTCAAGTTGGCCCAGGTGGTGCAGAGCGTCTGCGGCCCAGCCATGCATCTGTTTGGCTACAAGCTGGCCAGCGACCAAGAGACCCTCACAAACAGATCCATCAGTTTGCTAGAGGAAAGGAGGGCCTTCTGGATCACGTAA